AAGTAACcgttaatttttcattgaacACGCGTGTGCATCTGTCACCGCGTGGAACCTGTCAAGTGTTGACTAGTACCCATGGGAATATTCTTATATATCCTAACATATCAAATATAGATGATGCGACCCCAGCATCCATGGAACATACTCCGCTCTATACATAACctataatacatatataaatacattagATTATACGATATACATACAGTTATATAATACATACCAATACATACAGGACGAGATCAAATACCTTGGCAAAACATAATAGTAGAGACAACAGATGATATTACAGCAGAAGAGCAAGTGAGTATCAAAGTAGTAATCAATACGTATTCACGCGCGGCTGGTTCTCTTGCATCCTGTCGCCATGACAACCGACGCCCGCGCATGCGAGGTTATTTCTTCAGAAGAAATTTTATCTCCCCTTTTTGTGGCAACGTCCTCTCGTCCTTACACACTTGACTCTATTCCTCGTGGACCACGAGTCCTTCCGGCTCCCTCATTGATCCCCAAACAAATACGTCAACAAGCTTTCATCCTCCgtagattattattatgtatggacagataattattattttttagtacaaCAACAGTTCTGTTGATGTGAAGCTgacaaatattattgttacagGTAACACCTAGTGAATAACACCCGGAGCTGAaagaataatatataaaatagcTAGATGAATGAGTAAAGAGAAAATCAAAGTCATTGCTATTACCAAAAGAGGgttgaacaatttaaaagcTGCAGGTGGTGGTAAAAAGCTGAGGGTGGAGGGTTAGTAGGACAGCGCCTGCGTAAAGTCCCCGATGATGACGAGTAGAGCTAGCCTCTAGGTGCTCGACCCAGACGTAGTTGGATCTTCAATCGCAGCAGCACATCATCACCGAATTATAAACGTTAACATACGTAAACGTTACGTGGGCAATAATCACCGAGAGAGCTCTTATTGTTTACAAATCCAGAGCGTGCAGTGTGCGTCCCAAGAACGTGGGGACGTTACCAATCGAGTATGTACCTaggttataaataaaatgtgtaTGTGTCTGTGTTGGTGATGACAACATGAAATGTCCACTACGATTGATTGAGTTCAGCGGGTCCGACCTCCCGGATGAATATTTGCCAACCTGGgcagttaaatttatttgttgtgtgattttatttattagtaccAAGTAAATATCAAACCCGtcggtgatttttttttaaccactTTACTGCCCCGACGAATGATTTAACCAGGTGAGCTTTATGTTGTACTGCTGATGTTAATGTCCGTTGTATgtaaatattatcattttttttattcatttatttatttatttatttcagtttttatttttatacatccACCAGTAGCTGAGGTAGCGAGTAGTCTAGCTCTAGTTAAACTTTCAAACtgtatgattaataattaattaaacatcgTCATAGTTGACCAAGTAATACCACGACATCTGCGTAGTGGATTGCACCAATCTATCAACGACGTAAAATAAATCCTGAAGAACGTCGTTAAAATTTAGTATGCACCGTCACAGTAGATGGTCATAACACTGCATACATAACGCTGTTCGTCCTCGTTTTTCTCATCTTCACTAAGGTGTACAATGTACAATTATTAATGTCTATGTACTCTTGCTCACtttatattatgtattttatgtGTACATAATATATAAGCTGGAGACTGCAGAACGTCTTAATTGTGAAGCTGGCGGAAGAATAACTCTAGAGTGTCACGTCGAGACAATTAATTGGTTGAATAATCGCGGCTCACATGTGGGTCACGAGTTGCATCGTATAATGGGATTTATGGGCGAAGCTTAAAGCTTTACACCGTACAGTGACACTTTTTATTTCGCTAGTAccttatatataaatatgtatgtataaagTATCAAATACATACACACCGCTCGATTTGTTATACCGTGAacgaagaaaacaataaaaagaGATTCAAAGTAAAGTAAAGAGGGGATCTATGAAACACGGATGGCTTTTATCGATGATAATCACATTTTCTtcgacactttttttttattctttacttTCATCTTCGTTTTATTATCGCCACTTTAGAGTTATTGTTAATACAATCGACTAGGTGtgaagaatataaataaattgaatgttattaatattaaaactcGACTAAAATAAAagcattgattttttttaagcaaacgaaaataaattttaaataaacaaatgtccgatagaatttaaaattttccattttatCCCAGGGATTGAATTGTCGAGCGTCAGTCCGttgaacaattaaattatttaactccCGAGTATCTACAGACTTACTAGAGggtaaatgaataaaaaagtaaaaaataaaataaagcctATCAAGAGCGCACAAGGGAACTATAAAATCTTATTGAATGTGACCTCGAGTTACTTCCGTATcagattttaaatattacacaTCGTAtgttggaatttttatttcaattgctTCTTTTTTAGGTTGAATCTATTGTAAAAGTAACGATTTGTATGAAGAGAAGCGAacgatattttatttactggaTGCACGAGTCGGCTCCCCTTTGCGGTATGCACGTCCTGTCGACACCCCTCTGACATGGAATTACAAATAGTACTCGAACGGTTCAGTTAAAGGACTACACGAATATTTCTCTAATGATTTAGATAGCTGTCGGTCGCATGGataaacatgaaaaattattctagtTTGATTCAAACTACCCAAAATCAATCGTAACATAAGAGAGATTTACCGCCACAAGTGACAAGTAAATGCAATCACGGGGGTTCGGACTTGATAGCTTAgcttatatatgtatacacaAGTACATATGTGAagtatatagtatatagtaaATAGTAGGTAGTATGTAGCAATGTAAGTGATGACTGAAACCGAGGGTAAGGGATAACGAAGAAAGAGAGTACGAATGTATCCAGAGGAGAGTGAAATGGTTGCTTGGCGACGGCTCCTGCAGCGACTCTTTCTTGTGGCCCTAAAATGAATTTCAATCCCACTCAATTTCAGCATGAACGGATTAACTACGAAATCCTCTTTCATTttcgtttctttttttttttttgcagataAAAAAAGCTGAGAACAAGTGCTGGAGCcagaagaatataaaatttacagcCGGAAAAAATGTGGAGCTCGGTGACTTCTGCTGGAACGGAAAACGGTCCAGCGCCGCCTTCGAGAAGTAAACACAGTGCGACGTTACTTGGAGGTCATGTTTATCTTCTAGGAGGCCGCAATGGAAATCTCCCACTCAAAGATCTCTGGAGGTATAGCCTAGGTAAGTAAAGTGTACTCTTGATttcacatatacatacattcagaactttatatatatattctacATGTATACATACAGATTCCCACATACAAGCACCAATACTCGGATCAGGACTTAACTTATATGTACTCAATGATCAGATGAGAACTGCTGTTGAATACCCTCGAGCAAACACATCTCATTCGGATTCTCGTTATCACGGTTGGTTGATTGACATCTGGTTGGCTTGATGCTCATCCCAATCCCCAATTACACACCTCGCTGGATTGACACTTGTATCTGCTAGCTTGTATTCCAATTTATTACTCAcgtatatttttttggttGTCAGGTGATCGATGCTTTTTTGTCATAACATTACAGCACGTCATGTATcgctgtaaaaaaatcactcatgttattttttattgatgcGTTGAGtgacaatttaaattaaaaattaaatgtcgTAATAATGCTGCAGTTTTATCTATTTGATCAATCTTTTATAACTGTTGACACAATTTTTCCGATTGACAAATTAATGTTTCCAATAAATATCAAAggtatgtttttttaaatgaatgacAAACAATGGGAAAAGACAAAGCAAAGACGTTTAATAGTATAATCCAGGCAATTAATACTTTAAATCGACAGTCAAGTTGTTTTGGCAAAagaatattgaaatatatttcttcCCAGCTTAATACTGACGAAGAATTAATCAAACGACcggtatttaatatttattaattcactttttaagttaaaaaaagttttttcgcTTGGTATATATTATGTTTCattcaattcaataattttttttctttcatcttCCTTTGAAATAAAGTTATCGGATATTCTGGAAGCTTATGAGGAGTTTGGGATTCTGAAACGAGATCATAAAGGGGAGTTAAAGTTGAATGACACCGCTCAGCGTCCATCAGTAGCCAGTTTACGTCTACCTCGTCGTCCCCAAGGCTGTAAATGCCCGGATTGCGTTGGAAAATGCGGGTTCTGTCCGACGCGCAGTGGCAAGATAGCCAAGAGAAAACCCGGTCAAAAAAAATGCTCTCACTGTGGCAGGGGTCGTTGGTTGGCTGAACAGAGACGAAAGAGACAGAAAAAACGATTAAGGAAAaggacaaataaaaataaacgtaTTGAAAGACGTAGTCGGaaataaaacaacatttttattaaattaattactggataaatttaataatcctGTTGAGCTTACAGATTATTTATCaagataatataaatatttgctaTGTATATtacgtaaataaaaaattttagttgaacGTTATGAAAAGTTTGTTCGATGAAGTAGATAGAGCATGTTTAATGTAAAATACTAGGTCAACCGCTGACTAAAGTAGTCGCTGAGAACCCTATTGTCTGGTAGCACGTTTTGGAACCCGTTGAGAAGAGATAAATGTTTTATGAAGAGGGAATCTTCTTATCCAAAATGAGAGTGCAACTCAGATACACACAAGAATTCATACATATTAAGTTGATTCCCCGTAGCAACGTGTCCAATTACCCGagtaacagaaaaatttttgttttatctttatatttatttactttttttcattttttcttttgcttGTTTCAGCTGAAAGTCGATGGGAAGAGCTACACCCGAGTGGAGAGCGTCCTCCAGCGCTTCAGGAACACAGCGCAGTTGCCTACAAGGATTGTTTATACGTTTTCGGAGGCGAGCTCGGGTTCTCCGCGGGTACTGAAACTCCGCTATGGGTTTACACAGTCAAGGTAGTGTAAAAGATGAGATTacaccaactgcgatgaaatacttgttgttaatttatttggtAGCTGGAGAAAATTGAAGTCATTGTAACGCTTTCCAGATCTTGCAAAGTTCTTCCTCATTCaattataaacttttacttttactttattagctttaattaattattaatgtgaATTTTCATGCACAatgtgcaaaaaaattttttaattttaagatgatagaaaaatattaatagaaaattatcacatttttttttttttaattcaattgcgTAGAAATAAGTTTCaggtatcaatatattttttttattcaattgatttttatcggattaatatttttacgcTTTTTTTTCGTGATtgtaattcaataaaaaaaaaaatttataaagaagtTATGTTTGTCTTATTTACAGACAAACTCGTGGAGAAAAATACGAGCTCAGAGAGGGTGTGCGGTACCCAGAGGACGAAGAGGCCACACGGCACTGGTACATCGAGGACAGATGTTAATCTACGGCGGATATCAAGATCTGCGTGGTAGTTCCCCGGAATTGTGGGCGTTTCATTTTGAAACAGAATCTTGGCACTTGTTATCTTCAAGTGAATGCGGTCCAGCCCCGCGTCATAAACACTCAGCAGTTTTACACTGCGACGCGATGTTTATCTACGGGGGTATGACAGATCTACAGGAAAGGAATGACTGCTGGAAGTGGGACGTTAAGTCAGCAACGTGGAGTTTGCTTAAAAGTAAACCAGGACCCGGAGCACTCCACGGTCACGCAGCTTGTCGACTGCCCAGTTGTATGTTAATTTTTGGGGGTGAAAGCAACGGATCGGCCACTAATGATCTTTGGCGGTTTCATTTTGCGACTGAAACTTGGGAGAGATTGACCGTGCCAGGTCCGAAGCCTCAACCCAGGGCAGAAAGTGTCGCTCTGGCTGTTTCCGAGCTAGTTATAAAAGGGAGTGGCGTGCAAGACAACCGGACAAGACTACGGAGTAataaaacaagattttctcTT
This region of Cotesia glomerata isolate CgM1 unplaced genomic scaffold, MPM_Cglom_v2.3 scaffold_26, whole genome shotgun sequence genomic DNA includes:
- the LOC123274211 gene encoding uncharacterized protein LOC123274211, with the translated sequence MGKDKAKTFNSIIQAINTLNRQSSCFGKRILKYISSQLNTDEELIKRPLSDILEAYEEFGILKRDHKGELKLNDTAQRPSVASLRLPRRPQGCKCPDCVGKCGFCPTRSGKIAKRKPGQKKCSHCGRGRWLAEQRRKRQKKRLRKRTNKNKRIERRSRK